AGAAATCGAGGTCGATATAGAAAATCCTTCAGGGTATTACTCTGAGGAGGATGATTATTTTCCACGCGTGAATGCAGCAATTATCGCTAAACTGGAGCGTTTATTAAGATCGGTTGCTATGCAGTTTACCCATGGAGACCATGGAGGAAGACTCAAGCAAAATAGTCCAACGCTTAGTCGATATAGGAGAATGAACAAAGATGATTTTGGCAAAACCGATTACCGCAGATCTGTAAAGACAGCCCGCCAATCACAGGATAAATGGATAAAGCGAAGCAAGAAAAAAATATTAGAAAGTAAGTGGCCCACTCTTGTGATCAAAGAAGAGGACTTCGAACAAGATTGGCCTTTTCGATGTGATGAAGTAATAATTGAATGTCGTGAAAAGTTCTTATGCGTCATAAATATTGAGGAATATGATTTTGCTCTTGATGGTGCAGCGAGAAGCTTCTATGGCTATCCATACCCTCACGATGTGGGTTTCGCTATTTTAGGTAAATCTGTAGAACCATTTATACAACGTGCACTTAAGTTGGGTGAATAACATTAGGACTTCGGAAGTGTCGCAGCTCAGGGCGAAGGGGGCAGTTTGCCGTAGGGGCCGCGCCAAAGGTCGGCGTGGGACAGGAACTGTTCGTAGCCGTGGCGGCGGATGAATACCACGGCTTTGCGTCAGACCTCTTCCCCGGTCCAGGGTTTGCCGGGGTTGGAGTTGATTTCGCGCAGCACGTTGTGGACGAAGTCCGGCTCGCGGGCGGACAAACAAAGGGCCGGGCGTTTCGGCCCGGCCCTGGTATGCGCGGAAGAATCGGGATCAGTCCAGCGGATCCGGCGGATTGGTCAGCAAGTCGTTGATCACGTAGGAGAAGTAGGTCGTGTTCAGGCCCTTCTGCTTGTGCACGCACACACCGTTCTGGTCGAGGATCGCGTAGAACGGAATGGAGAACTTGGAGTTGTTGAACCTCGCTCCAACGCCCCAGTTGGGATCGATCATCACCACGTATTCCAGGTTATTGGTGTCGCGCCAGTTTTGGATAAACTCCAGGTCGGGGGTCTGGCGGACGGAATTCTCGGCCATCAACTGCAGCACCTCAAAGCCTTGGTCGTGGTACACGTCCCACAGCTCGGACTGCAGCAGCAGCGTATCGCTGCGGCAGGTGGGGCACCAGGTGGCCATGGTGTCGAGCACCAGCACCTGTCCGGCGAAGTCGCTCAGCGACTGGGTCTCGCCGGTATGGCTCATCAGGGTGAAGTCCGGGAAGACGTCGCCCACGTCATATTCGCCATCGTCATCATCGTCGTCAATATCATCGTCGTCGATGTCGTCGTCGTCGACGTCGTCGTCACCAGTATCGTCGTCGTCATCCACGTCGTCATCGTCAGCCACATCGTCGTCGGCTTCGTCGTCATCATCATCGTCGTCGTCGGACGAGACCGTGCCACAGGCGACCAGCATCGCGGTGGCGATCAGCATGACAAAGAGGATTAATTGCCATCTGGTTCTCATTTTTGCTCTCCGGCTTAGGTGATTCGCATTCAGCCAATTTATCGGCGAAGGCTATCGAGAAATGATTTCAAGGTCAATTGTCCGGCTAACAAGGCAATATTTATCAATCTCCAACGGTCGAGGTCATTGACCGCCTAAATCAAGCTGGGATAGCCTCGACAGACGATGAGCAGCTTCGACCGCCTACGCAAGCATATCGGCTACCTGGGGAAGTACCCGGGGATCATTCCGCGGGTGGTCGAGAACTACTGGCGGCTGATGCTGCGCGGCGAGCCGCGGCTCAAGGGGCTCGAGTTCGCCCTGACCTTCGCCTGCCAGTGTAGTTGCGAGCATTGCTCCGCGGCCCTGTTGCGCCGCAAGGACCGGCCCGAGCTGACCCTGCCCCAGATCAAACGCGTGCTGGGCGAGGCGCACCGCTTAGGCGCGCTCAACGTCAACCTCACCGGCGGCGAGTTTATGCTGCGACGCGACGCGCGCCAGATCGTCGAGGCGGCCAGCCCGCGCGATACCGTAGTCTCCGTGGCCACCAACGGCCTGACTATCACGCCCCAAGCCGCGCGGGACATGGCGCAGTGGGGTGTGCGGATCGTCACCATCAGCCTGGACTCGGCCGACCCGCAAATCCACGACGCCGGGCGCAACCATCAAGGTTGCCACGCCGCGGCCCTGCGCGCAGCGGACCTGCTCAAACAGCAGGGGGTCGAGGTCTTCTTCTGCACGATTCTCACCCGCCGCAACGCGGCTGACGGCGACATCTTCCGCATGATCGAAATCGCCAACCAACGCGACTGTATGCTGACGATCAACATGCCCTGCCCGGTAGGGCGCTGGTCCGCAGCGGACATCGGCCTGGACGAGGGTGGCCGCAGGCTGCACCGCGAGCTTTTAAGCGTGCCCCACGTGCGCTGGGAGGGCTACTCCAACTACGCCTCGGTCGGCTGCCCGATGGGCATCGAGAAGCTCTACATCAGCCCCTACGGCGATGTGATGCCCTGCAACTTCCTGCATATCGGGTTCGGCGATTTGCGCAAGCAGACCCTGGGCGAGATCTGGAGCCTGATGCTCACGCGCTCGCCGTTCAACCGCATTGTGGACGGCTGCCCGGTGAGCAGCGACCAGCAGTTCATCGAACGCTTTGTCGAGCCGCTGTGGGACAGCGATCAGCTCCCCCTTGATTGGCGGCAGCACCCAGCGTTCCGGCATTAAGTGATGGCCATGTACTCCCGCCGCACCGTGCTCAAAGATTTGCGCCAGCTTTTCGACCATCCGCGGCTGCTGCCCAAGCTGGCCAAGGTCTACGCACGCCTGGCATTGGGACGCGGCCCGGTGCTGCGCGGGGCCGAGTTCGCCGTGACCTACCGCTGCCCCATGAACTGCGCGCACTGCCTCAAGACCGGGCTGGTCGATGCGGAGCGTAAAGAGCTGCGGCCCGACGAGATCGCCGGGATCACCGGCCAGATGGCCGACCTGGGCGCGATCTTCTGCAACCTCACCGGCGGCGACCCACTGGAGCGCGACGATATCGAGGAGATCGTGACGCGCTGCGCCGCGCGCCGCGATATTTTGATCACCATCGGCACCTCGGGCTGGCAGCTCACGCCGCAGCGCATGGCCGCACTGGTGCGCGCGGGCCTGGACATGATCACCTTCAGCCTCGATGGCGCAAGTGCGCAGACCCACGACCGCAGCCGC
The window above is part of the Candidatus Alcyoniella australis genome. Proteins encoded here:
- a CDS encoding TlpA disulfide reductase family protein encodes the protein MRTRWQLILFVMLIATAMLVACGTVSSDDDDDDDDEADDDVADDDDVDDDDDTGDDDVDDDDIDDDDIDDDDDDGEYDVGDVFPDFTLMSHTGETQSLSDFAGQVLVLDTMATWCPTCRSDTLLLQSELWDVYHDQGFEVLQLMAENSVRQTPDLEFIQNWRDTNNLEYVVMIDPNWGVGARFNNSKFSIPFYAILDQNGVCVHKQKGLNTTYFSYVINDLLTNPPDPLD
- a CDS encoding radical SAM protein translates to MSSFDRLRKHIGYLGKYPGIIPRVVENYWRLMLRGEPRLKGLEFALTFACQCSCEHCSAALLRRKDRPELTLPQIKRVLGEAHRLGALNVNLTGGEFMLRRDARQIVEAASPRDTVVSVATNGLTITPQAARDMAQWGVRIVTISLDSADPQIHDAGRNHQGCHAAALRAADLLKQQGVEVFFCTILTRRNAADGDIFRMIEIANQRDCMLTINMPCPVGRWSAADIGLDEGGRRLHRELLSVPHVRWEGYSNYASVGCPMGIEKLYISPYGDVMPCNFLHIGFGDLRKQTLGEIWSLMLTRSPFNRIVDGCPVSSDQQFIERFVEPLWDSDQLPLDWRQHPAFRH